One region of Bactrocera neohumeralis isolate Rockhampton chromosome 5, APGP_CSIRO_Bneo_wtdbg2-racon-allhic-juicebox.fasta_v2, whole genome shotgun sequence genomic DNA includes:
- the LOC126760388 gene encoding arginine/serine-rich coiled-coil protein 2 isoform X1 — protein MEGLVNYSSEDEQEETMDHITAERGSGGRSPGRTRRSYEGEATMIGDGSRGGKRGSPPARNSSYRDEDTQRQSSKRPTSSTYHSRDNKRDNRDNRRESRDNVRDHREERESRDARYSKDHNRYDYKNDRTRTRDFQSDHKRERDNFDNRRPPRDDDRNRPSSSYKNNRYGGSFRDDRHRHDSSNTNAGPSSLRQQHHNRSVDQRHTEHYDHSGSRYRRRSNSRSPSPSTGQRHYHSKRSGHDEKSYSRHRSRSRSITPGRSDSRDREGFALEKARLSAQAMERKIHPDSHTSQEKDAQSLHPSTRTEALLALPLNETAPKQPNVIAVAPVPSTSSNNGGEPAVIQLPSYYNPNVINPNKYAEQVQKRKLLWGAKKAEDTAAKWGNAQFSQDTDGKVASKFMRLMGIKGSGPSKSEEVVEQKVVPSVAPDVKSREVMFSNMEQQYEVARQATHTMRGVGLGFSSQARPF, from the exons ATGGAAGGACTTGTTAATTACAGTAGCGAAGACGAACAGGAGGAGACAATGGATCATATAact GCTGAACGCGGAAGCGGTGGTCGCAGTCCTGGCAGAACAAGGCGTTCCTACGAAGGTGAAGCCACAATGATTGGGGATGGTAGTCGTGGGGGTAAACGTGGTTCACCACCTGCCCGCAATAGCAGTTACAGAGACGAG GACACGCAAAGGCAGAGCAGTAAGAGACCAACATCATCAACATACCACAGTCGGGACAACAAGCGAGACAACCGCGATAATAGGAGAGAAAGTCGAGACAATGTACGAGACCATAGAGAAGAAAGGGAATCGAGAGATGCTCGTTATTCAAAAGATCACAATCGTTATGACTATAAA AATGATCGCACGCGTACAAGGGATTTCCAAAGCGATCATAAGCGAGAACGTGATAACTTTGATAATCGGCGACCACCTCGTGATGATGACCGTAACAGACCCTCGTCTTCGTACAAAAATAATCGCTATGGTGGTAGTTTTCGCGATGACCGACATCGACATGATTCCTCTAATACAAATGCGGGTCCTTCCTCATTACGTCAACAACATCACAACCGCTCAGTCGATCAACGACATACGGAGCATTATGATCATTCTGGTAGTCGTTATCGCCGTCGCAGCAACTCTCGCTCTCCATCTCCTTCAACTGGGCAACGTCATTACCATAGTAAGCGCTCGGGACACGATGAAAAATCATATTCCCGTCATCGCAGTCGGTCACGTTCTATTACCCCGGGACGTTCTGATTCTCGCGATCGTGAAGGATTTGCTTTAGAAAAAGCGCGTTTATCAGCTCAAGCAATGGAGCGTAAAATACATCCGGATAGTCATACATCACAAGAAAAAGATGCTCAGTCTTTACACCCCAGCACACGTACAGAAGCACTGTTGGCTCTGCCCTTAAATGAAACTGCGCCAAAGCAGCCAAACGTAATTGCCGTTGCACCAGTTCCCTCAACCTCTTCGAATAATGGAGGAGAACCAGCGGTCATCCAACTACCTAGTTACTATAACCCTAATGTTATAAATCCAAACAAATATGCTGAACAGGTACAGAAACGCAAACTTTTATGGGGAGCAAAGAAAGCAGAAGATACTGCGGCAAAATGGGGCAATGCACAATTTTCGCAAGATACCGACGGGAAAGTTGCATCCAAATTTATGCGTCTAATGGGCATTAAAGGCAGTGGTCCTTCGAAGAGTGAAGAAGTGGTTGAACAAAAGGTGGTACCGTCGGTTGCGCCAGATGTCAAATCGAGGGAGGTAATGTTCTCAAATATGGAGCAGCAATATGAGGTCGCACGCCAAGCTACTCATACAATGCGTGGTGTCGGTTTAGGTTTCAGTTCACAAGCTCGaccgttttga
- the LOC126760388 gene encoding arginine/serine-rich coiled-coil protein 2 isoform X3 → MEGLVNYSSEDEQEETMDHITDTQRQSSKRPTSSTYHSRDNKRDNRDNRRESRDNVRDHREERESRDARYSKDHNRYDYKNDRTRTRDFQSDHKRERDNFDNRRPPRDDDRNRPSSSYKNNRYGGSFRDDRHRHDSSNTNAGPSSLRQQHHNRSVDQRHTEHYDHSGSRYRRRSNSRSPSPSTGQRHYHSKRSGHDEKSYSRHRSRSRSITPGRSDSRDREGFALEKARLSAQAMERKIHPDSHTSQEKDAQSLHPSTRTEALLALPLNETAPKQPNVIAVAPVPSTSSNNGGEPAVIQLPSYYNPNVINPNKYAEQVQKRKLLWGAKKAEDTAAKWGNAQFSQDTDGKVASKFMRLMGIKGSGPSKSEEVVEQKVVPSVAPDVKSREVMFSNMEQQYEVARQATHTMRGVGLGFSSQARPF, encoded by the exons ATGGAAGGACTTGTTAATTACAGTAGCGAAGACGAACAGGAGGAGACAATGGATCATATAact GACACGCAAAGGCAGAGCAGTAAGAGACCAACATCATCAACATACCACAGTCGGGACAACAAGCGAGACAACCGCGATAATAGGAGAGAAAGTCGAGACAATGTACGAGACCATAGAGAAGAAAGGGAATCGAGAGATGCTCGTTATTCAAAAGATCACAATCGTTATGACTATAAA AATGATCGCACGCGTACAAGGGATTTCCAAAGCGATCATAAGCGAGAACGTGATAACTTTGATAATCGGCGACCACCTCGTGATGATGACCGTAACAGACCCTCGTCTTCGTACAAAAATAATCGCTATGGTGGTAGTTTTCGCGATGACCGACATCGACATGATTCCTCTAATACAAATGCGGGTCCTTCCTCATTACGTCAACAACATCACAACCGCTCAGTCGATCAACGACATACGGAGCATTATGATCATTCTGGTAGTCGTTATCGCCGTCGCAGCAACTCTCGCTCTCCATCTCCTTCAACTGGGCAACGTCATTACCATAGTAAGCGCTCGGGACACGATGAAAAATCATATTCCCGTCATCGCAGTCGGTCACGTTCTATTACCCCGGGACGTTCTGATTCTCGCGATCGTGAAGGATTTGCTTTAGAAAAAGCGCGTTTATCAGCTCAAGCAATGGAGCGTAAAATACATCCGGATAGTCATACATCACAAGAAAAAGATGCTCAGTCTTTACACCCCAGCACACGTACAGAAGCACTGTTGGCTCTGCCCTTAAATGAAACTGCGCCAAAGCAGCCAAACGTAATTGCCGTTGCACCAGTTCCCTCAACCTCTTCGAATAATGGAGGAGAACCAGCGGTCATCCAACTACCTAGTTACTATAACCCTAATGTTATAAATCCAAACAAATATGCTGAACAGGTACAGAAACGCAAACTTTTATGGGGAGCAAAGAAAGCAGAAGATACTGCGGCAAAATGGGGCAATGCACAATTTTCGCAAGATACCGACGGGAAAGTTGCATCCAAATTTATGCGTCTAATGGGCATTAAAGGCAGTGGTCCTTCGAAGAGTGAAGAAGTGGTTGAACAAAAGGTGGTACCGTCGGTTGCGCCAGATGTCAAATCGAGGGAGGTAATGTTCTCAAATATGGAGCAGCAATATGAGGTCGCACGCCAAGCTACTCATACAATGCGTGGTGTCGGTTTAGGTTTCAGTTCACAAGCTCGaccgttttga
- the LOC126760388 gene encoding arginine/serine-rich coiled-coil protein 2 isoform X2, which produces MIGDGSRGGKRGSPPARNSSYRDEDTQRQSSKRPTSSTYHSRDNKRDNRDNRRESRDNVRDHREERESRDARYSKDHNRYDYKNDRTRTRDFQSDHKRERDNFDNRRPPRDDDRNRPSSSYKNNRYGGSFRDDRHRHDSSNTNAGPSSLRQQHHNRSVDQRHTEHYDHSGSRYRRRSNSRSPSPSTGQRHYHSKRSGHDEKSYSRHRSRSRSITPGRSDSRDREGFALEKARLSAQAMERKIHPDSHTSQEKDAQSLHPSTRTEALLALPLNETAPKQPNVIAVAPVPSTSSNNGGEPAVIQLPSYYNPNVINPNKYAEQVQKRKLLWGAKKAEDTAAKWGNAQFSQDTDGKVASKFMRLMGIKGSGPSKSEEVVEQKVVPSVAPDVKSREVMFSNMEQQYEVARQATHTMRGVGLGFSSQARPF; this is translated from the exons ATGATTGGGGATGGTAGTCGTGGGGGTAAACGTGGTTCACCACCTGCCCGCAATAGCAGTTACAGAGACGAG GACACGCAAAGGCAGAGCAGTAAGAGACCAACATCATCAACATACCACAGTCGGGACAACAAGCGAGACAACCGCGATAATAGGAGAGAAAGTCGAGACAATGTACGAGACCATAGAGAAGAAAGGGAATCGAGAGATGCTCGTTATTCAAAAGATCACAATCGTTATGACTATAAA AATGATCGCACGCGTACAAGGGATTTCCAAAGCGATCATAAGCGAGAACGTGATAACTTTGATAATCGGCGACCACCTCGTGATGATGACCGTAACAGACCCTCGTCTTCGTACAAAAATAATCGCTATGGTGGTAGTTTTCGCGATGACCGACATCGACATGATTCCTCTAATACAAATGCGGGTCCTTCCTCATTACGTCAACAACATCACAACCGCTCAGTCGATCAACGACATACGGAGCATTATGATCATTCTGGTAGTCGTTATCGCCGTCGCAGCAACTCTCGCTCTCCATCTCCTTCAACTGGGCAACGTCATTACCATAGTAAGCGCTCGGGACACGATGAAAAATCATATTCCCGTCATCGCAGTCGGTCACGTTCTATTACCCCGGGACGTTCTGATTCTCGCGATCGTGAAGGATTTGCTTTAGAAAAAGCGCGTTTATCAGCTCAAGCAATGGAGCGTAAAATACATCCGGATAGTCATACATCACAAGAAAAAGATGCTCAGTCTTTACACCCCAGCACACGTACAGAAGCACTGTTGGCTCTGCCCTTAAATGAAACTGCGCCAAAGCAGCCAAACGTAATTGCCGTTGCACCAGTTCCCTCAACCTCTTCGAATAATGGAGGAGAACCAGCGGTCATCCAACTACCTAGTTACTATAACCCTAATGTTATAAATCCAAACAAATATGCTGAACAGGTACAGAAACGCAAACTTTTATGGGGAGCAAAGAAAGCAGAAGATACTGCGGCAAAATGGGGCAATGCACAATTTTCGCAAGATACCGACGGGAAAGTTGCATCCAAATTTATGCGTCTAATGGGCATTAAAGGCAGTGGTCCTTCGAAGAGTGAAGAAGTGGTTGAACAAAAGGTGGTACCGTCGGTTGCGCCAGATGTCAAATCGAGGGAGGTAATGTTCTCAAATATGGAGCAGCAATATGAGGTCGCACGCCAAGCTACTCATACAATGCGTGGTGTCGGTTTAGGTTTCAGTTCACAAGCTCGaccgttttga